The following is a genomic window from Neurospora crassa OR74A linkage group III, whole genome shotgun sequence.
AATGAGCTCTGTCTTCACTTGCTCCGACGTTGTTTTGAAATACACGGTTACACCGACTTTGGATATTCAAGCTGACAGACTCCTGCTCAATCGTTCAAGACTTAACAAATAGATACTTCGAGACAAGTAATCTGGATCTTGTTCTGGCACCAGTCCCTTGTTTAAaaagggaggaaaaggatATGGACGTTTGAGGGGAATAATACACAACTTGGAGGTATAACAGTAATGGAATATAGTGTCTAGGGGCAGTTAGGACTCGGAAAAGTTGGGAATATGGGATCCTATGAAGGGGTAACACATCATTAAGGCACCCGCTCGTACTTGGAACCAATAAGAAACAAGGTAGAGATACTTCACACGTTGTACCTAACTcacggagaagaagaagagagtcaGGACACGCATAACACTTTTCTTGTTGTATTGGTTTCAATCATCCATCTGTCTTGGTCCCCATATATAAATGAATCCCTTGTGaattccctccctccttctcctcctcctcacttcGATCTGTTGTCTATATCTCCGGTCTTTGCTCTGCTTGGTCTGAAAGGTGCTGTGTTGTGTGTATAGATCGACAATCAATTCGCTCCATTCGTTACAGATTTTGGGGGTGCCTCGGGTTCTTCTTCACTTATACGCCCCTCTTTATACATCTTCGTTTACCCTGAAGACTTTCATGGTATACACTCAGATAAATCCTCAACTATCCCTTCAGAAGAGGGAACTCTCCTTGATGCAGACCTCGAGACTGCGGTCTCGGATTAGGCAAGTTCGGTCAAACTTGGTGGTGGGGCCCATACACCGATTCCCACCGTTATTTTTCTGTTTCTCGCGCTCGACATCGTGGTAGAGTGGAACGTGAACTTCCCGTCCGTTGCACTAAAGGCTAGGCGTGCATCTGGGAAAGTAGATAGCGTAGGTAGAATGGTTTGGTACATAACGATCTGGACTGCGCCTTGAGCCCATGCCTTGCTTGCCCGCCTCTCCCTTTGTAGACCGGCGAACGTTTAACAGAAAAATGCTACAACCGACATGCCCCCCTTGAGGCCCCCAAATAGCCTAGTCGGTCTATTGTACgtgatgaagaagaatatGCGAAGTAAAAcaggagagagaagaaaacaaggaaaaaggaaagggttaAAAAAGACCTTTTCTCGGCTTTGTGTTATCGGGGTATCGTATTCATCTCTCTCCAGACTTTTTCCTGTTTTGCATCTCTATTGAATCGCCGACCGCGTGTTTTTTCCCGTTAGGGGCGAGACGACCCCcttgtgttgttgatgtcgtcGTTGTGTTTCCATTGACTGGGCCTCCGTTGCTGTGTCTGAAGCTGCCGATCATGGGCGAGCGGGggtcgtcatcctcctcctctgaaTCCTCGGCAAGATCGGCCAGCCCCAgcgcctcttcttcgtcgtaaGCCCTCATAAGACTGTCGCGGTCGCGGTTGCTGCCTGTGCTCATACGTCCCAGTGAGCGCCGTCTCTCCATACTCATGCGGGTTTGCAGACCTGAGATCATGTCGGTACCAGTGGCATCGCCGCGACTCCGTCGTGCAAGGTGCTTAGTGCCATCCGGATCGCCGCGGCTTAGATTGAGCAGGTAGACTCCGGTAAAAGTGACCAGGAAACCACAAAGAAGCGAGAGGGTGGCGACAGGCTCAGTAGTGTTGAAGCCCTTGAAGAGGATGAACGAGGCGCAAAGGGTAGCGGTGGTGAATGTGACGTAGTACAAAGGGTTGACGCTACAGATGTATGTTAGCTGAATCCCCAGTGGTTTACCAGATCTTGGACCTTCAACACCTACATATTGGTAGGGAATTGGCTGAGTGCTTTGTTGAAGTAGTTCATCTGCGTCAGAATGCAGACGGCGGTGATGATCATAAAGACATAGGTCGACGGATGGGTGAATTGGTTGTTGCCCGCGAAGGTCAACTTGAGCGCAATGCCAAAGGCCTTGACAGCCATGACCGATATCGAACCCACGGTGGAGCAAATACTAAGATAGACGAGGGGGTTTTTCTTGCCGTAGACCGGAGCGACCCTGTAGATCATGAACCCGGCAAAGCCACATACCAGAGCCGAGTAAAGGAGAAACCCTGGTAAATTCAGTTAGCCTAGGCACTGTGAAGCGAATCCGAGATCAGGAGCCAAGACATACCCGGCTGGATCGCATAGTTGAGAATTTGGTCGATCGTCTGGATATCCTCGTCAGGGGGAGCAtggaggacgatgatgactGCGCCGATGAGACAGATGGCGCTTCCCAACTTGCCCAAGGTTCCAAGCTCTTCGTTGAGGAAGTACGATCCCAGTACAGCTCCTATTAGCACCGCCAGCGCACCTAGTGGAGTGACCAGAATGGCTGGAGCAAATGCGTATGCCGCAAAGTTGCAAATCTCGCCAGCAACCACTATagggggggaaaaaatgTTAGCCCTTTTGGTGTCTCTAGAAAAACCGTAATTTTTGGTTGTGGGTATTCCATACTGCATCCAATTCCCGCCCACCACATGGGATTCTTGAGGTATACGTAGCCATCTCCTTCGAAGCCGTGTCTCTCTTCTGCTTGATTCAATCCCTACAAGAAGCTGGTGTTAGCACCGGCATGTTCTCTCGCTATGTATCTGGTAATCGCAGCCGGGGCAAGGTTAAGTGTGGCCGGAGCAGACGAGATGCTGGTACGGTACCTTCTTTGTGATCACGAAACTCGTGCCTGCGTGGTGGAGTATGTTAGAGGCCATTGTCCCTGAACGTTATCTGGGGAATATGCAAGCATACCAATTGCTAAACTCGACGTCATGGCTAGCGCCAGACCGATATACCTGTCCACAAATCCATCAGTATGAATGATCTCTTCTCGACCGGAACCCAGGTCCTGGCTGTAATGGGGAGGCTGTTGCTCTGGCCTACTTTTCTTCCAACATCCACGACATCTTGAATCAAACGAGTGTAACGACAGCTGAAAATTGCGCTGCACAGTAGTTCGTAAGCTAGCCGTGGTGGCTGTTGGTCTCTCCCAAGTTCGAATAGAGAGCAAAATCGGGACTCGCGCCGGGCGAGGTTTACGAAGAGAAAGGAATTCCGAGGCTTAGTTGGTCGTCGTGAGGTTCGGATGCATCCGCTACGCGCCGGGAAGCGAACGGCAGACAATGGTAACGGATGGGGGCAATCGGTACGTGTAAAGagcgacgacggcgagaGTTGTCAAGCTGTGTGTGTCTGTTTTGCAGGCCCTCCCTAAGGTCAGGTCAGGGTGATTTCGCTCGTTCGAAATCGGTTGTGTAAGGCAAGGTGTCGTCGTGCGTCTTGGAGTTTTGgacgttggtggtggcggcggtggtggtgcctcCTCAGTGGTGCCCTGAGGCAAGGTTGCTGTTGGGGAATCTCCGGTTCTTCGAACGGTGTTTTAGCGCGCAGGGTACGTGGGCGGCCCAGGTATAAAGGCAAGTGAAGGTCGTAGCGTTTGATGAATTGTGCTAGGAAAATCCGTAGCACTGTCCAGTGTCACGGCAGCGGGCCAGGTGGTTTCAATTCGAGGGGCACCTGTTTCTGTTGCTGTGTGTTCCTGGGGGTTGTGGTCGCTGTCGATGGGTGCGTCGGCGCTGTGGTGAGGCCAAGTGCAGTGTCTGGGTGCAGTGTCGAGCCAGTGGTGGAGGGAGAAACCATGGAGCCAAAACGTTTCAAGAATCACAAGAGGCGTGGATTCGGCACCCCTGTCGGAGATGTGGTCGAACCCCTGGATATAAGTATGGCAACCTGGTCACTCTCAAGACTGGGAGGGCGCCCGTACCTGTTAGTCAGCCAGTCAAGAACCCATCCCAAAGCGCCCGAGCTGGGCCAGGACCACTTGCTTCCTTGCATATCTACAAGTATGTACGTACGTGCTTAAGATGTGAAATGTCTGGGTGTCCAGGGCATGCTGCTGTCCGAGCACGCTACTTGAAAACAAGTTAATGTTTGCCGACGAACGCGTGTGTACAGTCACCTTGTAAAAAGTATTGGCGATGGCTGTATCAGACGAACACGCTGGTCAGCCTCGGCCATCACAGTCACTTGGGATTTCCCATGCGCAGCGCGACCTGCAGTTCGAATGTAGAAGGATATTTTCGTAGCCTCGTCCGTGCTGCCCGTCCGGCGCCTTCCTTTATTTGTCCTCCAGCAGGTGGACCCTATTCTGGTACTCGACTCAAGGGATGGAACGAAGTTGAACTGCGTTGGTGTTAAGCTCGGGAGCATTCCTTCCCTTGTTCCTCGACATCAGGGTGGATTCGCTGCGAGTGTGTCTGACCTTCCATTGACCTTTCCAAATTTGGTTGTTGTAGGCCCGAAAGGGTCATTGCCCCGCACTTTTATTTTAGTCTTGGTGACTTCATTCCCTGTGCCTGGCATACCTCGAGGTATAGTTGGAGAGTCTAAACATGCTGGTATGTGTGTATGAGATAGGggcacttttttttttttttttttttttttttttttttttttaaattctatctCCGATGCTTCAAAACCCCTGTGGTATGGTACCTACGCACTGAGATGCCGATGATGTACTTCTCCAGTAAACGCTCTGGATGTTCCATCCGCATACCTACGAAAGAAACAAAATCCAGATGACCTGAGCTTTATAAGCGGCCCAAGTTGAAACGTGACTCTGGAAGCGCCGGAACATGTGCATTCATCGAAACACACTCTTCCTCCGCTGCCCTCCGTCCCGCGTCTCCATTGTTATCCGCTTCTCTCAAAAACCCACGCCGACGGGGCCCGACGCAGGCCGCGGGAAGCCTCCATCGATCACATCACCGTGCGTGTCACAGCAATTACCTGCAGTCGAACAAAATGGCTAGTCGCATAACCTACACATAGTCGGTAACTGATCGCCATAACAGAAGCAATGGGTTCACACTAGTGTGAAGTTAAACCTCGATCCGTTACGGGGAGAAGCGATTTGATAAGATTCCGTCCCGTCGTCCTCGCGGTCTCCTGGAAAGGGGTTTCTCAATCAACCACCGATGTCAATATGCGAAGAAAGGGTAATTTTGTTTTTGGTATTGGTTGTCATCAACTGCTACGTATTAACCTGGCAAAGCATGCAATACGCATCTTCGAAGCTTATGTTGCCAGGAAATGCAAAATAATTTACAATTGAGGTCCGGTTGTGGCGAAGCAAACCATTACGAATGCTGTGGAGTCCTCTCACTGAGAGCTGCGTGTGTTTGAGGCTTCCTACTTCCACCACAACGTGGCCAGATCGACAGTCACGGCCTTGTGTCCAGGTTCATCTAGCATTTTGGCTTTGATCACTCTCTGCCATTGGGATATTAGAAGACTCAATGTTCATCCACATCCCCATCTAAACTGATAACTGACCCCCAACTACAAGCAAGTATCCGATTTTCCTTACGTGGTTCGCCTTCGCTATCTTTTCTCAACGCCTATTTTGGTTTTGCAGAACCCGTATCCACCCATCCCAAACCGAATGCGCCACCTCAAACAGAAAAGCTCTACATACCTCGTTAAAAACCCCGCTCCAACCACATGTTGCATAGTCTGGACTGCTATGACCACATGTTACCCGGATATATCCACCAAATTCAAATGCACCTCTGAAGCCTCGAGGGCTCCTAAAGATAGTCTAGCCGTGTCCCACCACCGTTCTACCAAACGCCAACAAAGACTATAGTACAGACGGAAGTATACAC
Proteins encoded in this region:
- a CDS encoding DUF803 domain membrane protein, which translates into the protein MSWMLEEKYIGLALAMTSSLAIGTSFVITKKGLNQAEERHGFEGDGYVYLKNPMWWAGIGCMVAGEICNFAAYAFAPAILVTPLGALAVLIGAVLGSYFLNEELGTLGKLGSAICLIGAVIIVLHAPPDEDIQTIDQILNYAIQPGFLLYSALVCGFAGFMIYRVAPVYGKKNPLVYLSICSTVGSISVMAVKAFGIALKLTFAGNNQFTHPSTYVFMIITAVCILTQMNYFNKALSQFPTNIVNPLYYVTFTTATLCASFILFKGFNTTEPVATLSLLCGFLVTFTGVYLLNLSRGDPDGTKHLARRSRGDATGTDMISGLQTRMSMERRRSLGRMSTGSNRDRDSLMRAYDEEEALGLADLAEDSEEEDDDPRSPMIGSFRHSNGGPVNGNTTTTSTTQGGRLAPNGKKHAVGDSIEMQNRKKSGER